A section of the Desulfotignum phosphitoxidans DSM 13687 genome encodes:
- a CDS encoding 4Fe-4S dicluster domain-containing protein, with amino-acid sequence MDTCIEKIRAIGADLLAKGTVEKVIGFADGSIPMATRPVALTSDKDVGKLVFNSVCGLNLANYVSKNSLSKKEGKIAVVAKGCDARNLVTHIVENQISREQVYIIGVPCTGMVDKRKIAALFEDEITGFEEDGDTLTITSASKTETVKKADVLRHNCRVCTHRNPPVYDVMAGDPVEEQTLDQPYEDVDRIAAMDPDARWAYFEKLTENCIRCYACRNACPLCYCPTCFVDESGPQWVGKGQNDTDVATFHFLRAFHCAGRCTDCGACVEACPMGINVRDFTRKLNKDALELFGWEAGLDLDKRPPLDVYSPNDPNDFIK; translated from the coding sequence ATGGATACCTGTATTGAAAAAATAAGGGCCATTGGTGCGGACCTGCTGGCCAAGGGCACAGTGGAAAAAGTGATCGGATTTGCCGATGGCTCCATTCCCATGGCCACCCGGCCGGTGGCTTTAACCTCTGATAAAGATGTGGGCAAACTGGTTTTCAACTCGGTATGCGGTCTTAACCTGGCCAATTATGTCTCGAAAAACAGCCTGTCAAAAAAAGAGGGAAAAATCGCTGTGGTGGCCAAAGGCTGTGATGCCAGAAATCTGGTCACCCATATCGTGGAAAATCAGATTTCCCGGGAACAGGTCTATATCATCGGCGTGCCCTGCACCGGCATGGTGGACAAACGAAAAATTGCGGCTTTGTTTGAGGATGAAATCACAGGATTTGAAGAAGACGGCGATACGTTGACCATCACATCCGCTTCAAAGACAGAAACGGTGAAGAAAGCGGATGTACTGCGGCACAACTGCCGGGTATGCACCCATCGGAATCCGCCGGTCTATGATGTGATGGCCGGAGACCCCGTGGAAGAACAGACCCTGGATCAGCCTTATGAGGACGTGGACCGGATCGCTGCCATGGATCCGGATGCCCGATGGGCCTATTTTGAAAAACTCACGGAAAACTGCATCCGGTGCTATGCCTGTCGGAATGCCTGTCCTTTATGCTACTGCCCCACCTGTTTTGTGGATGAATCCGGTCCCCAGTGGGTGGGTAAAGGCCAGAACGATACCGATGTCGCCACATTTCATTTCCTGCGGGCCTTTCACTGCGCCGGCCGGTGCACGGACTGCGGGGCTTGTGTGGAAGCCTGCCCCATGGGGATCAATGTCCGGGATTTCACGCGCAAGCTGAACAAGGACGCGTTGGAACTGTTTGGATGGGAAGCCGGCCTGGATCTGGACAAACGGCCGCCGCTGGATGTTTACAGCCCCAATGATCCCAATGATTTTATCAAGTAA